Within Verrucomicrobiota bacterium, the genomic segment TTTGAACTCCTGCGAAATGTAATTGTTTCCAATCGTTCGTCCGGTGAGTTTAAACGCTTCGACAGTGGTCACTCCATTTTCCAAAAGAAGCCCCAGGGTCTGGGTAATCTGAGTTGTCTCAGCATAAATGATCATATTCCCAAGCAATGGAATCCTAAGCAGGAAACGATCAATAACCAGTCCGCCCTTCTCCGTTTTGTGCCAACGCCATAAACTTGTGATTATCAAGAATCCGCCAACCGCGATAAAGGGACCGGCATACAGAAAGAAATCGGCAAGACCTAACAACCATCTTGTAGCAATGGGTAACTGACCACCAAGAGAATCAAAAAGCGCCTGCATCCTCGGCATCAGCACGAAGAGAAAAAAGATCACAACTCCAACCGCGGCGAAAAGAAGAATACACGGATAAATCAAAGAACCTATCACCTTGTTCCTCAATTCTCGACGATTTTCCATATATTCAATCAGACGTGCGAGAACTTCATGCAGGTTGCCCGTCATTTCTCCAGCACCGATCAGATTGATAGTGGATCCATCAAATACATTACCCATGTCAGACAAGGAATCGGAAAACGATTTCCCCTCCTGCACATTGCGCAGCAACTTTTTGGTGATGGTAGCCTGCGCCGGATCTTTGATGCGCTTGTTAAGAATCCGAAGGGCTTCGGCTATTGGTAAACCGCTTTTGTGAAGCTCATAAAAGTTCTTCAGAAACGGAAGTCCATGCCTTCGGCTAATTTTTACGGCTTTTAACGGCTTGTCTTCGATGACTTTGCTCGCCTTTGATTTCTGTTGGATGGACTGCGGCTTGCTCGAAGAAGCATTGCCGGAGCTTACTTGAATAGGAGTCAGTCCTCGAGCGCGGATTTTGCGAATCGCATCCTTCCGATCAGTCGCCTGTAAACTACTACTAACCGTCTGACCGCCTGTATCCTTTGCGGAAAATGAAAACTCAGCCATCTGCAGGAAGCGTTACAGAATCATTCATGGATGACTCCATTTCAATTACGCGAAATATTTCCTCCAGAGAAGTCGTGCCGGCTTTTACAAGATTCCATCCGGACTCTTCCAGGGGGCGCATACCATGAAGCAGCGCCTTTTTACGCACATCCCGGGAAGAAGCCCGCTCAACAATTAAATCATGCAAATTATCATCGACCCGTAAGATTTCATAGATACCCACCCGTCCGGAATAACCGGTTTTACGACATTGGCTGCAACCAACAGGACGTTTCAGAGAGGTAACCCCAGCTCCCTTTGCCATATCAAGGCGAAGATTGCGGAGGGTTGTTCTTAATTCATCGAACGGAAACGGATAGCTTTCAGCACAATGAATGCACAGACGACGAACCAGGCGTTGAGCAATCACCATTTCAATGGCCGAGGCAATCAGGAAAGGTTCAATACCCATATCAATAAGCCGAGTCAGTGCACCCGGAGCATCGTTTGTATGAAGGGTGCTGAAAACAAGGTGGCCAGTAAGGGAAGCCTGAATTCCAATCTCAGCCGTTTCTGCATCGCGCATTTCCCCGACCATGATGATATCAGGATCTTGCCGAAGCACATGACGCAACGCTTGTGCAAATCCAAATTCAATTTCGTTATTAACCTGGATTTGGTTCACACCTTTAACTTCATACTCAACCGGATCTTCGATGGTTATGACCCGTTTGTCGGAAGAATTTACCTCACGGATAAACGCATTGAGAGACGTGGATTTTCCGGCACCAGTAGGCCCAGTCACAAGGACGATACCATGTGGCAATGCCAACACTTCATCGATCATCGCACGATCCTCTTCGGGAAGCCCGAGTTGAACAAAAGTAGGAGGCTTGGATTTTTTGTTAAGCAATCGAAGGCTCACGCTTTCTCCATACAAAGTGGGAACCGTCGATAAACGAATATCCAACTCATTATCCGTAGACTTGTAATTGATCCGGCCGTCCTGTGGGCGTCTTCGTTCAGAAATATTTATTTTTGCCATGATCTTCATACGGGAGATCACGGCATCCTGGTAATGCCTTAGGCTATCGGGGACCGGAATGGAGATAAGTCCGCCATCAACGCGATAGCGAATTCTCAATTCTTCTGCTTGAGGCTCAATGTGTATATCCGTGGCTTTGTCTTCAACGGCCTGGTGGATGATCTCATTCACGAAACGAATAATCGCTGCATCCTGATCTTCTTCTTCCCCGTCAACGGCCACTTCCAGGTGGTCTTCCTCTTCGTCTTGAAAACTCTCAGACCCAACTCCAAAAAATTCGGTTACAAACCTATTTACTAATTCCGCACTTACCAGTTTCCACGAGACCGATTGACCGGTTGTAGCAAATACCCAGTCATCCATCAGACCGTCGGGCGGCCAAACCGTACCAAGAACAAGATCTCCCGTTTCGGTGGTTAAAGGCAGACAGTGATAAGCGTGAATGAAACGAGAAGGCATCTCCCTTACGCGCTCAGGATCAAATACTGGATTCGGATCGATCTCAATCTGCGCAGCTTCCGACACCTTTTGCATCACTTCGTCGGTTGATTTTCCCGTGAAATCTACAAGAAGCTTGATACGTTCCTTTGGGTGCGACTCTCTAAACTCAAATTGTTCTTCTGGAGGAAGCGTATCCAGAAAAGGGATTTTCTCAAATGTTGCTGAAACCATAACTCAATGCCGAATTAACGTTTGTCTCCATTTCCTTGACCTGGAGTAGTTCCACTTTGCGGCTTGTCCGTAGATGGCGGTTGCTTTCGCAATTTGTCAGCCAATTCTTCTCTCCGAGCCCTGAGTGTCTCAAGGTTCCTCCTTGTCGGACGTTCAATGGCCTGTTGCGTAGCGGACAAGGATGAAGTTGGAATAGTGGGTCTCACGGCCGGAGTACCTGGTGCCTGAAGCATGGAAGGAGGGGGAGCCTGACGAGTAACAGTAGGCGGAGCTCTCAAAACAGTTGAGGCAGCATAATCGTTCATCTTCATCTGCCGGGAAAGGTTTTCTGATTCTGAATGGATTACCACCGTGTTACCATCCGGATCGTAACTCTTAACGACGAGACCTTCTTCTTCAATATCCTTGGATAGCCACATACTTTCTCGTGTATCAGGATTATAAACACTGAATATATACTCTCCATCAATAGAAGTAATTCCCCGTAATTGCAGCTTTGCCAGTGACGCTGGCCCAACAACTTCATTAGCGTTCGCGCTTGCTGCCTTTCCAGGAGGCATGAAAGGAGATTTTTCTAGCAGTGACACATTATTTTGCCCCGGCAACAGGCTGCAGAATAAACTGAGGGGAAAAATCAGGACTAATGGTTTCATTTTCTAGATCCTCTGCGATTTGGTTTCCAATCATCAGATTCGTTTTTCGTTTCATTCTTCGACTCGTCATAAATCTGAACGTCACCACTCAAAGCGTTAGTTATCATTGCCGGATCTTTGAACCGAGCCACCTTATCGAGTGAGTCAGTATTGGCCTCCGCTGAGGTATGCAGAATTTTAGGTCTGATAAAAAAGATGAGTTCCGTATCACGGCTCGTTTCTGATTTTGGAGTAAAAAGCAGATTAACAATCGGAATTTTTCCTAGAAAACCAACGGAGTTTCGACTCTTATCGAGAGAGGCTTCCTGAAAGCCTGCCAAAGTAATTAGCTCACCGTCTTGCACGGTTACGGAAGAGGTTGCCTGCCTTCGTGTGATGATGGGCTGCTCATTGCCATCGATAGATACAGAACCTCCCAGGTTATCCACCGTTTGATCGATCTCCAGTTGGATCGAGCCATCGGAGCCAATCAAAGGCGTCACTGTTAACTCAATTCCGATATCGCGATACTGCACCTGGCTGGTAGTAGATCCATTCAAGCCGC encodes:
- a CDS encoding type II secretion system F family protein → MAEFSFSAKDTGGQTVSSSLQATDRKDAIRKIRARGLTPIQVSSGNASSSKPQSIQQKSKASKVIEDKPLKAVKISRRHGLPFLKNFYELHKSGLPIAEALRILNKRIKDPAQATITKKLLRNVQEGKSFSDSLSDMGNVFDGSTINLIGAGEMTGNLHEVLARLIEYMENRRELRNKVIGSLIYPCILLFAAVGVVIFFLFVLMPRMQALFDSLGGQLPIATRWLLGLADFFLYAGPFIAVGGFLIITSLWRWHKTEKGGLVIDRFLLRIPLLGNMIIYAETTQITQTLGLLLENGVTTVEAFKLTGRTIGNNYISQEFKVVRQKVSEGTAVTKALENMDIMPEIMLDLISVGENTGNLVPSFYEVTKMFQKRLEQILNTLTGVISLGALLFAFMFVALIAFGIVSAIFGVSQSLSH
- a CDS encoding GspE/PulE family protein, yielding MVSATFEKIPFLDTLPPEEQFEFRESHPKERIKLLVDFTGKSTDEVMQKVSEAAQIEIDPNPVFDPERVREMPSRFIHAYHCLPLTTETGDLVLGTVWPPDGLMDDWVFATTGQSVSWKLVSAELVNRFVTEFFGVGSESFQDEEEDHLEVAVDGEEEDQDAAIIRFVNEIIHQAVEDKATDIHIEPQAEELRIRYRVDGGLISIPVPDSLRHYQDAVISRMKIMAKINISERRRPQDGRINYKSTDNELDIRLSTVPTLYGESVSLRLLNKKSKPPTFVQLGLPEEDRAMIDEVLALPHGIVLVTGPTGAGKSTSLNAFIREVNSSDKRVITIEDPVEYEVKGVNQIQVNNEIEFGFAQALRHVLRQDPDIIMVGEMRDAETAEIGIQASLTGHLVFSTLHTNDAPGALTRLIDMGIEPFLIASAIEMVIAQRLVRRLCIHCAESYPFPFDELRTTLRNLRLDMAKGAGVTSLKRPVGCSQCRKTGYSGRVGIYEILRVDDNLHDLIVERASSRDVRKKALLHGMRPLEESGWNLVKAGTTSLEEIFRVIEMESSMNDSVTLPADG